The sequence below is a genomic window from Chryseobacterium foetidum.
ACAGATTTTAAGCCATATTACAGCAACGGAAATTCACGAAAGTGTTACCGTTTTTACGCCTTTGCACATCAATTACGGAAAGCATACCAAAATAGGCAAAAATGTATTCATCAATTTCGATTGTGTGTTTCTCGACTTGGGCGGCATTACCATTGAAGACAATGTATTGATTGCACCAAAAGTGAGTTTGCTTACCGAAGGGCATCCCATCAATCCTGCAGAAAGACAATCCTTAGTTCCAAAACCTATCCATATCAAAAAAAATGCGTGGATTGGTGCCAACGCAACCATTCTGCAAGGGGTAACGATTGGCGAGAACGCTGTTGTAGCAGCAGGTTCAGTTGTTTCAGCGGATGTTCCGGACAATGTTATCGTAGGTGGAATTCCTGCAAAAATTATTAAAAATATCTACACTTAAAACGAAAAAATATGTCAAACGATA
It includes:
- a CDS encoding sugar O-acetyltransferase — translated: MATADIFERLRNGETISSSDAEAYKMREASFATKKLAVQMNTATEPSEIRQILSHITATEIHESVTVFTPLHINYGKHTKIGKNVFINFDCVFLDLGGITIEDNVLIAPKVSLLTEGHPINPAERQSLVPKPIHIKKNAWIGANATILQGVTIGENAVVAAGSVVSADVPDNVIVGGIPAKIIKNIYT